In Hyphomicrobiales bacterium, a single window of DNA contains:
- a CDS encoding extracellular solute-binding protein → MTEYELLRIISFLERMRKPYDDLLRTAEPDPHWNIVLYLMKHHLRGENVTMSSLASAADIPFASAMRRIHQLIDRGDIQLRNRGTTGKSHFLEPSRKLVISFTEYAARVKALLADTFGLRSGSGDAEDYYFGGSYFAGQIIPPLEIMEKKREAGPELRFLLHDDNYFASMRNMWSDFRSKLSARKNFTLMGLAELRAEVFDNATRKESAYDVIAINMPWLGECVANDVLQPLTHHLKSSSINPLDFHPAIWATGSWDKTHYGIPIYCTIEALALRKDLFEARKLQQPGNFEKVIQAAKALHNPRRGMHGVVWNAARGMPVSHSFMFFMGDCGSPVINIPTPRLHLDYSQIKGEAMRPRVLSEAGRQTLKYMHELLTYSPPDILSIDWNRALEYFMSGQSAMIYCWTMRAARFEYDIHSVVKRKVSYHSHPAGPGGTSLSPIGGFLLAVPASLPPERAHLAFEAISWMASPAAMKEHVKNGIPAAPRFSVSADPEASASTPIVSFVDKLAKQNRIQNWQRPPVREYHVIEEILGEEIFSALNGDCSDEQALTRSQNRIDAAMRAAGYY, encoded by the coding sequence ATGACGGAATACGAACTTCTGCGCATCATCTCCTTCCTGGAGCGCATGAGAAAGCCATATGATGATCTGTTGAGGACGGCAGAACCGGACCCGCATTGGAACATCGTTCTCTACCTCATGAAGCACCACCTCCGGGGGGAAAATGTGACCATGTCGTCGCTCGCATCGGCGGCCGATATTCCGTTCGCGAGCGCCATGCGACGCATCCACCAGCTCATCGACCGGGGCGATATCCAGCTCCGGAATCGGGGCACCACCGGTAAGTCACATTTCTTGGAGCCGAGCCGGAAGCTGGTCATCAGTTTCACGGAATATGCCGCGCGGGTGAAAGCACTGCTGGCGGATACCTTCGGGCTGCGCAGTGGCAGCGGAGATGCCGAAGACTACTATTTCGGCGGTTCTTACTTTGCAGGGCAGATCATTCCGCCCCTGGAAATCATGGAGAAAAAGCGCGAAGCCGGACCGGAACTGCGCTTCCTTCTGCACGACGACAACTATTTTGCCAGCATGCGCAACATGTGGTCGGACTTCCGCAGCAAGCTCTCGGCGCGCAAGAACTTCACCCTGATGGGTCTGGCAGAACTGCGCGCGGAGGTCTTCGATAATGCAACACGCAAGGAGAGCGCATACGACGTCATCGCCATCAACATGCCCTGGCTCGGTGAATGCGTGGCCAACGATGTGCTGCAACCGCTTACGCACCATCTGAAGAGCAGCAGCATCAATCCGCTCGACTTCCACCCGGCGATCTGGGCAACCGGAAGCTGGGACAAGACCCACTACGGCATACCGATCTACTGCACCATTGAAGCACTCGCACTTCGCAAGGATCTGTTCGAAGCACGCAAACTCCAGCAACCCGGCAACTTCGAGAAAGTGATCCAGGCTGCGAAGGCCCTCCACAATCCCAGGCGTGGGATGCATGGCGTTGTCTGGAATGCGGCACGGGGGATGCCGGTCTCCCATTCTTTCATGTTCTTCATGGGTGACTGCGGCAGCCCGGTGATCAACATCCCCACGCCCCGCCTTCACCTCGACTACAGCCAGATCAAGGGCGAGGCCATGCGACCTCGCGTGCTGAGCGAAGCCGGGCGGCAAACGCTGAAATACATGCACGAACTGCTGACGTACTCGCCACCTGACATTCTGTCGATCGATTGGAACAGGGCACTCGAATATTTCATGAGCGGACAATCGGCCATGATCTATTGCTGGACCATGCGCGCCGCGCGGTTTGAGTACGACATTCACTCCGTGGTGAAGCGCAAGGTGTCCTACCACTCGCACCCCGCTGGTCCGGGCGGCACAAGCCTTTCCCCCATCGGCGGCTTCCTGCTTGCCGTTCCGGCTTCGCTGCCACCAGAACGGGCCCACCTCGCCTTCGAAGCCATCTCATGGATGGCGTCGCCTGCAGCCATGAAGGAACATGTGAAAAACGGCATCCCGGCTGCCCCGCGTTTCTCCGTCAGCGCCGATCCGGAGGCTTCCGCCAGTACGCCCATCGTGAGCTTCGTCGACAAGCTCGCGAAACAGAACCGGATTCAGAACTGGCAGCGGCCACCTGTCCGCGAATATCATGTCATCGAAGAAATCCTCGGCGAAGAGATATTCTCTGCGCTCAATGGTGATTGTTCCGATGAACAGGCCCTGACCCGGAGCCAGAACCGCATCGACGCCGCGATGCGGGCCGCGGGCTATTACTGA
- a CDS encoding VOC family protein, protein MAEAVLGMHHIGVTVPDIEEGIAFFKKVFGAEEIFRTGPFDVDANFMKAKLGAAPIPHPGPCLPALRKRHQCRVV, encoded by the coding sequence ATGGCGGAAGCTGTGCTTGGAATGCATCATATCGGCGTTACTGTGCCGGATATCGAGGAAGGTATTGCCTTCTTTAAGAAGGTGTTCGGAGCAGAGGAAATCTTCCGGACGGGCCCCTTCGACGTGGACGCGAACTTCATGAAGGCAAAGCTTGGTGCAGCACCCATCCCGCATCCGGGACCTTGTCTTCCTGCGCTGCGGAAACGGCACCAGTGTCGAGTTGTTTGA
- a CDS encoding VOC family protein, producing MQHPSRIRDLVFLRCGNGTSVELFEYEGEDKNAAQKRSSEVGGSHICFEVEDVFASAERLKGMGVEMLDGPNVVDSGPLEGFKWIYFRAPWGQILEIASFDRLGYEKNTARRLWRAHKQA from the coding sequence GTGCAGCACCCATCCCGCATCCGGGACCTTGTCTTCCTGCGCTGCGGAAACGGCACCAGTGTCGAGTTGTTTGAATATGAAGGCGAGGACAAGAATGCCGCGCAGAAGCGCTCGTCGGAGGTAGGTGGCTCCCACATCTGTTTTGAAGTTGAGGACGTATTTGCCTCGGCCGAACGATTGAAGGGCATGGGCGTCGAAATGCTCGATGGGCCCAATGTCGTGGATTCAGGTCCGCTGGAAGGGTTCAAATGGATATATTTCCGCGCGCCGTGGGGCCAAATCCTGGAAATCGCGAGCTTTGACAGGCTGGGGTATGAGAAGAACACGGCCAGGCGGCTGTGGCGGGCCCACAAGCAGGCCTGA
- a CDS encoding autotransporter domain-containing protein: MALPGSVQADSFTILNGQTLNSTRILNTPGDVGTVEQGGTINAVADDGINASTDGVTVNNAGAVTGAEDGIDVNDNSVVTNSGSAIGSAFAIFGDNNNTISNSGTATGGIYGIFVNGSDNTISNTGNGTGSISGINALVGNTISNSGTTTGLQGIAVDSGNTINNSGTAAGIGAGSIGISVNNNNTISNTGTATGQFGILAFDGNTITNSGTAVGIGNNSTGILAVNNNTITNSGTAIGTTVDGIHAVDQNTITNSGTSTGSVTGIRVGSFNTITNSGTATGSTLDGIFGLDHNTITNSGTSTGQSFGIFGRSYNTITNSGTATGSFASINATDHNTISNSGTATGGSIGIAVGNFNTIINSGTATGSTIIGIIAADNNTITNSGTVRGSIYGISANSSNTIRNSGVITGVSAAVNFIGANNTLTLLAGSQIEGRILLDNPTDRLIIGPGLNTALAYTGGTIVDTGLPFIIDGGKLYAVDVTGFSVQDEMVNDLTRAVSDAVDARLGAARAAGRGFSTAMNGTVVHAVADVPAGPGNSLWLSGLGSVRDQEGDSDTGSFNSLLGGFVVGGDALISTHTRAGLFAGASLADLDTEGDGQDLDNKSAFAGAYLSHDMGQSFVNAALIAGWSGFDSERHITNNQLPGGMETASADYDGFLLSPSLTLGHGMIMQGGILTPSVRVRYAGLFLEGYDESGSTANLSVDGRNINVLDARAELAYALNPHETESGVLSSTLRFGVDGTMTTGGDVSATLLAQSLNVDAAGSDTLRGFAGFDATYAMATGGSLKLSSEAGYDTRQAFTAQATASLVWDF, translated from the coding sequence ATGGCCCTTCCAGGATCGGTTCAAGCAGATAGCTTCACCATCCTCAACGGCCAAACGCTCAACTCCACCCGCATCCTCAATACGCCGGGTGACGTCGGAACGGTGGAACAGGGCGGCACAATCAACGCTGTGGCTGACGATGGCATCAATGCCAGCACCGATGGCGTAACGGTCAACAATGCGGGTGCGGTCACGGGTGCCGAAGACGGCATCGATGTGAATGACAACAGTGTCGTCACCAATTCAGGCTCCGCGATAGGTAGTGCCTTCGCTATCTTTGGCGACAACAACAACACAATCAGCAATTCGGGCACTGCCACGGGTGGTATCTACGGCATCTTCGTCAACGGCAGCGACAACACGATCAGCAATACGGGCAACGGGACAGGTAGCATCAGCGGCATCAATGCCCTCGTCGGCAACACGATCAGCAATTCGGGCACTACGACAGGTCTCCAAGGCATCGCCGTCGACAGCGGCAACACGATCAACAATTCGGGCACGGCGGCGGGTATCGGTGCTGGCAGCATTGGCATCAGCGTTAATAACAACAACACGATTAGCAACACGGGCACTGCGACAGGTCAGTTTGGCATCCTCGCATTCGACGGCAATACGATCACCAATTCGGGCACGGCGGTGGGGATCGGCAATAACAGCACTGGAATCCTCGCCGTCAACAACAACACGATTACAAACTCGGGTACAGCAATAGGTACAACCGTCGACGGCATTCACGCTGTCGACCAAAACACCATTACAAATTCGGGAACATCGACAGGCTCAGTCACCGGCATTCGCGTCGGTAGCTTCAACACGATTACAAACTCGGGTACAGCAACAGGATCCACCCTCGACGGCATTTTTGGCCTCGACCACAACACAATCACTAACTCGGGAACATCGACAGGCCAATCGTTCGGCATCTTCGGTCGTAGCTACAACACGATCACCAACTCGGGTACAGCAACTGGATCATTCGCCAGCATTAACGCCACCGACCACAACACGATCAGCAATTCTGGCACTGCGACAGGCGGTTCCATCGGTATCGCCGTTGGCAACTTCAACACGATCATCAACTCGGGTACAGCAACTGGATCAACAATCATTGGCATTATCGCCGCCGACAACAACACGATCACAAACTCCGGAACTGTGAGAGGTAGCATATACGGCATTTCCGCTAACAGCAGCAACACGATCAGAAATTCGGGGGTGATCACGGGTGTCTCAGCTGCGGTTAACTTCATTGGTGCCAATAACACCCTCACTCTTTTGGCTGGCAGCCAAATCGAGGGCAGGATCTTACTAGACAATCCAACGGACAGGCTGATCATCGGCCCCGGTTTGAACACGGCGCTGGCTTATACAGGTGGCACCATCGTCGATACCGGCCTTCCCTTCATCATCGATGGCGGCAAGCTCTATGCGGTCGATGTCACCGGATTCTCGGTTCAGGACGAGATGGTGAATGACCTTACGCGGGCTGTCTCCGATGCCGTCGATGCCAGACTTGGCGCGGCACGTGCGGCGGGCCGAGGTTTCTCCACGGCCATGAACGGCACGGTGGTACATGCCGTTGCCGACGTTCCCGCCGGGCCCGGCAACAGCCTCTGGCTCTCGGGCCTCGGTTCGGTGCGCGATCAGGAGGGTGACAGTGACACGGGGTCGTTCAACTCCCTGCTCGGCGGTTTCGTGGTGGGTGGCGATGCCCTGATCTCGACACATACCCGGGCCGGTCTCTTTGCCGGTGCGTCCCTCGCCGATCTCGACACCGAGGGCGATGGTCAGGACCTCGATAACAAAAGCGCATTTGCCGGTGCCTATCTCAGCCATGACATGGGCCAGAGCTTCGTCAATGCTGCGCTTATCGCAGGTTGGAGCGGCTTTGACAGCGAGCGCCACATCACCAACAACCAGCTGCCCGGCGGCATGGAAACGGCAAGCGCAGACTATGACGGCTTCCTGCTCAGCCCGTCGCTCACCCTCGGTCACGGCATGATCATGCAGGGCGGTATCCTCACCCCCAGCGTCCGGGTGCGGTATGCGGGCCTGTTCCTAGAAGGCTATGACGAGAGCGGCTCCACCGCCAATCTCTCGGTGGACGGGCGCAACATCAACGTCCTCGATGCCCGGGCGGAACTGGCCTATGCGCTCAACCCTCACGAGACAGAATCTGGCGTCCTGTCATCCACCCTTCGCTTTGGTGTCGATGGAACGATGACCACGGGCGGCGATGTCTCTGCCACGCTTCTGGCCCAGAGCCTGAACGTCGATGCAGCGGGTAGTGATACGTTGCGCGGCTTTGCGGGCTTTGACGCCACCTATGCCATGGCCACCGGCGGCAGCCTCAAGCTCAGCAGCGAAGCGGGTTACGACACTCGTCAAGCCTTCACCGCACAGGCCACCGCCAGCCTCGTCTGGGACTTCTGA
- a CDS encoding alpha/beta hydrolase: MFLWSLGFLAVVLGLLYHFAALRVFSLLVPKDAGVANVQSAVAYGPDPRHRLDLYTPEGQGPFPVLLFVYGGSWDSGHRQDYGFVGHAFAARGFLTAIADYRLVPDAHYPDFVDDAALAVAWLAAESGRFGGDPSRLCVAGHSAGAYTGVQAVLRNGLRHKVKALVSLAGPFDFLPLDSPKTIAAFGAVSNLEETQPVSADLADAPPLLLLHGRDDTTVGLHNSWNMKAAYDRAGRTSGLKIYDGIGHVGILLALAKPLRGRAPVLDDAAAFLHKYC; encoded by the coding sequence ATGTTCCTGTGGTCCCTCGGGTTTCTGGCTGTGGTTCTGGGCCTTCTCTATCATTTCGCCGCGCTGCGGGTGTTCAGCCTGCTGGTGCCGAAGGATGCCGGCGTGGCGAACGTGCAATCCGCCGTCGCCTATGGCCCCGATCCGCGCCACCGGCTCGACCTCTACACGCCAGAGGGGCAGGGGCCGTTTCCCGTGCTGCTGTTTGTCTATGGCGGCTCCTGGGATTCGGGCCATCGGCAGGACTATGGCTTCGTGGGCCACGCCTTCGCCGCGCGCGGCTTCCTCACCGCCATCGCCGACTACCGCCTGGTGCCCGATGCGCATTATCCCGATTTCGTCGATGACGCGGCGCTCGCTGTGGCCTGGCTGGCGGCGGAATCGGGCCGCTTCGGCGGTGACCCCTCACGCCTCTGCGTGGCCGGGCATTCGGCGGGGGCCTACACGGGGGTGCAGGCCGTGCTGCGCAATGGCCTCCGTCACAAGGTGAAGGCCCTGGTTTCGCTGGCGGGGCCGTTTGACTTCCTGCCATTGGATTCGCCCAAGACCATCGCGGCATTTGGTGCTGTTTCAAATCTCGAGGAGACGCAGCCCGTCTCCGCCGACCTTGCGGATGCACCGCCGTTGTTGCTGCTCCATGGCCGCGATGACACCACCGTGGGCCTGCACAACAGCTGGAACATGAAGGCGGCCTATGATCGCGCCGGCCGCACATCCGGGTTGAAGATCTACGATGGCATTGGCCACGTCGGCATCCTGCTGGCGCTGGCGAAGCCCTTGCGCGGCCGTGCACCGGTTCTGGATGACGCCGCCGCCTTCCTTCACAAATACTGCTGA
- the gph gene encoding phosphoglycolate phosphatase (PGP is an essential enzyme in the glycolate salvage pathway in higher organisms (photorespiration in plants). Phosphoglycolate results from the oxidase activity of RubisCO in the Calvin cycle when concentrations of carbon dioxide are low relative to oxygen. This enzyme is a member of the Haloacid Dehalogenase (HAD) superfamily of aspartate-nucleophile hydrolase enzymes (PF00702).) — MPVDTLVFDLDGTLVDTAPDLHAATNHVLSTLKRRSISLDEVRAFVGHGARALIARGCEATGDPVDPRAIETLYQEFVIYYASHIAAHSKPFPGLLPFLDRCNARGIGMAVCTNKLEDLSHRLLKALGMDGYFGAVVGPDTIGVAKPDPRPYFEACKRLGRDPARSIMVGDSETDIRTGQNAGVPVIAVTFGYTAAPVTDFHPTHVISHFDEAWGVLQQYL; from the coding sequence ATGCCAGTTGATACATTGGTTTTCGATCTGGACGGTACGCTGGTGGACACCGCGCCCGACCTGCACGCGGCGACCAACCATGTCCTCTCCACGCTGAAACGGCGCTCGATTTCGCTGGATGAGGTGCGGGCATTCGTGGGCCACGGGGCGCGTGCCCTCATTGCCCGGGGCTGCGAGGCGACGGGTGATCCCGTTGATCCGCGCGCCATCGAGACGCTGTACCAGGAATTCGTGATCTACTACGCCTCCCACATCGCCGCCCACAGCAAGCCGTTTCCGGGGCTTCTCCCCTTCCTCGACCGCTGCAATGCCCGCGGCATCGGCATGGCCGTCTGCACCAACAAGCTGGAGGACCTTTCACACCGGCTGCTCAAGGCGCTGGGCATGGATGGCTATTTCGGTGCCGTCGTGGGGCCGGACACGATTGGCGTCGCGAAGCCCGATCCGCGCCCCTATTTCGAGGCGTGCAAGCGGCTGGGGCGCGACCCTGCCCGCTCCATCATGGTGGGTGACAGCGAAACCGACATCCGCACCGGACAGAACGCCGGAGTGCCGGTGATCGCCGTCACTTTCGGCTACACCGCCGCACCGGTCACGGACTTCCACCCCACGCATGTCATCAGTCACTTCGATGAGGCGTGGGGGGTTCTTCAGCAGTATTTGTGA
- a CDS encoding NAD-dependent succinate-semialdehyde dehydrogenase — protein MDIAKTQALRDLLKDKSLLKDKCYINGAWVGGAASIDVTNPVDERVIGSVPKLGSKETREAIEGAEKAQKLWSKKTAKERAGILRKWFNLMMENQEDLAQILTAEQGKPLTESRGEIAYGASFIEWFAEEARRVYGETVPVPFPTSRAVVIKQAVGVIACITPWNFPNAMITRKAGAALAAGCAMVCKPAAETPLSALAMAELGERAGLPAGVFSVITGSAREIGAEMTSNPIVRGLTFTGSTEIGRVLMEQCAPTIKKLGLELGGNAPFIVFDDADLDAAVAGAMASKYRNNGQTCVCANRLYVQEGVYEAFAEKLSAAVKKLKVGNGAAEGVTTGPLINPAAVKKVEEHIADAVAKGGKIATGGKRLSGNFFEPTIITGVTKDMAVAREETFGPVAPLFTFKTEEEVIEAANATEFGLACYFYSRDIGRIWRVGEALEYGMIGINEGIISTSEVPFGGVKQSGIGREGSQHGMEEYLEVKYMLMGGLGK, from the coding sequence ATGGACATCGCAAAAACGCAGGCGCTTCGCGACTTATTGAAAGACAAGTCGCTGCTCAAGGACAAATGCTACATCAACGGCGCCTGGGTTGGCGGGGCGGCCTCCATCGACGTCACCAACCCGGTGGATGAGCGGGTGATCGGTTCCGTGCCGAAGCTCGGCAGCAAGGAAACCCGCGAGGCCATCGAAGGCGCTGAAAAGGCCCAGAAGCTGTGGTCGAAGAAGACCGCCAAGGAGCGCGCCGGCATCCTCCGCAAATGGTTCAACCTGATGATGGAGAACCAGGAGGACCTGGCCCAGATCCTCACCGCCGAACAGGGCAAGCCGCTCACGGAATCGCGCGGTGAAATCGCCTATGGCGCCAGCTTCATCGAATGGTTCGCCGAAGAGGCCCGCCGCGTCTACGGCGAGACTGTGCCCGTGCCGTTCCCAACGAGCCGCGCTGTCGTCATCAAGCAGGCCGTGGGTGTCATCGCCTGCATCACGCCGTGGAACTTCCCCAACGCCATGATCACCCGCAAGGCCGGTGCCGCATTGGCCGCAGGTTGCGCGATGGTCTGCAAGCCGGCAGCGGAAACGCCGCTCTCGGCTTTGGCCATGGCGGAACTGGGCGAACGCGCAGGGCTTCCGGCGGGTGTCTTCTCCGTCATCACCGGCTCCGCCCGCGAGATCGGCGCCGAAATGACCTCCAACCCGATTGTCCGTGGACTGACGTTTACCGGATCGACCGAAATCGGCCGCGTTCTGATGGAACAGTGCGCCCCCACCATCAAGAAGCTGGGTCTTGAGCTTGGCGGCAATGCGCCCTTCATCGTCTTCGACGATGCCGACCTTGACGCCGCCGTCGCCGGCGCCATGGCCTCCAAGTACCGCAACAACGGCCAGACCTGCGTCTGCGCGAACCGTCTCTATGTGCAGGAAGGCGTCTACGAAGCCTTCGCCGAGAAACTCTCGGCCGCCGTGAAGAAGCTGAAGGTGGGCAATGGTGCCGCGGAGGGCGTGACCACGGGCCCGCTCATCAATCCTGCCGCCGTCAAGAAGGTGGAGGAGCACATCGCCGACGCCGTGGCCAAGGGCGGCAAGATCGCCACCGGCGGCAAGCGCCTGAGCGGAAACTTCTTCGAACCTACCATCATCACCGGCGTCACCAAGGACATGGCCGTGGCCCGCGAGGAGACCTTCGGGCCCGTCGCGCCGCTCTTCACGTTCAAGACGGAAGAGGAAGTGATCGAGGCCGCCAACGCCACCGAGTTCGGCCTCGCCTGCTATTTCTACAGCCGCGACATCGGCCGCATCTGGCGCGTCGGCGAAGCGCTGGAATACGGCATGATCGGCATCAACGAAGGCATCATCTCGACCTCGGAGGTGCCGTTCGGCGGTGTCAAGCAGTCTGGCATTGGCCGTGAAGGTTCGCAGCACGGCATGGAAGAATACCTCGAAGTGAAATACATGCTGATGGGTGGCCTGGGCAAATGA
- the rpiA gene encoding ribose-5-phosphate isomerase RpiA, which produces MSAKKVASADEQKKAAALEALKLVKSGMNLGLGTGSTANHFIRGLGEQVKQGLEVKGVPTSKATADLAKELGIPLTTLGEHPFLDLCIDGADEFDPELRLIKGGGGALLIEKIVATSAKDVVIITDESKRVKMLGQFPLPIEVVNMGIKATAWKIERVFRMLGMNPKMTLRARDGQMFRTDMGNAIIDAACGEIKEPERLEVMLNNIPGVVNNGLFNGIASRVIMATASGTEEIKAK; this is translated from the coding sequence ATGAGTGCGAAGAAAGTGGCGAGCGCCGACGAACAGAAGAAGGCCGCGGCGCTGGAGGCCCTGAAACTTGTGAAGTCCGGCATGAACCTCGGCCTCGGCACGGGGTCCACGGCCAATCATTTCATCCGTGGCCTCGGCGAGCAGGTGAAGCAGGGTCTTGAGGTGAAGGGCGTGCCCACCTCGAAGGCAACGGCCGATCTTGCCAAGGAACTCGGCATTCCCCTGACCACGCTGGGCGAACATCCCTTCCTCGATCTCTGCATTGATGGCGCGGATGAATTCGATCCGGAACTCCGCCTCATCAAGGGCGGCGGCGGTGCCTTGCTGATCGAGAAGATCGTGGCGACGTCTGCCAAGGACGTGGTCATCATCACCGACGAGAGCAAGCGCGTGAAGATGCTGGGCCAGTTCCCCCTGCCCATCGAAGTCGTCAACATGGGGATCAAGGCCACCGCCTGGAAGATCGAGCGCGTGTTCCGCATGCTCGGCATGAACCCGAAAATGACACTGCGCGCGCGTGACGGGCAGATGTTCCGCACCGACATGGGCAATGCCATTATCGATGCGGCCTGCGGCGAGATCAAGGAACCCGAGCGCCTTGAAGTGATGTTGAACAACATTCCCGGTGTTGTGAACAACGGCCTCTTCAATGGCATCGCCTCCCGTGTCATCATGGCGACGGCAAGCGGAACCGAGGAAATCAAGGCCAAGTGA
- the gor gene encoding glutathione-disulfide reductase — protein sequence MSAYDYDLFVIGAGSGGVRAGRIAARHGARVAVAEEYRVGGTCVIRGCVPKKLFVYASKFAEEFEDAVGFGWTTEKVSFDWSTLVENKDKEIDRLNKAYIRNLESSGAELIPERATITGPHEVQLASGRKVSAKYILVATGASPFVPQHLPGRELAITSNEAFHLERLPRRMVIVGGGYIAVEFAGIFNGLGVETVLLYRGEQILRGFDDDLRNHLAAEMKKKGIDIRTNVDVHELARSGDGVRVTLTDGTAFGAGQVMFATGRIPNTFDLGLESVGLHGTPHGAIDVDAHSKTKVDSIYAVGDVTNRVNLTPVAIREGHAFADTVFGNKPTSVNHSLIPTAVFSQPELGTVGLTEAQARAGHEKVVIYKSSFRPMKHTLSGREERMLMKLVVDGETDRVLGCHIAGPDAGEMAQLLGIAITCGATKAQFDATMAVHPTAAEELVTMREPWKG from the coding sequence GTGAGCGCCTACGACTACGACCTCTTTGTGATCGGCGCAGGCTCGGGCGGTGTCCGGGCCGGCCGCATCGCGGCACGGCATGGTGCCAGGGTTGCGGTGGCGGAGGAATACCGCGTCGGCGGCACCTGCGTCATCCGCGGTTGCGTGCCCAAGAAACTCTTCGTCTACGCCTCAAAATTCGCCGAGGAGTTTGAAGATGCAGTGGGCTTCGGCTGGACCACGGAAAAGGTGTCCTTCGACTGGTCCACGCTGGTGGAAAACAAGGACAAGGAAATCGACCGCCTGAACAAGGCCTATATCCGCAACCTCGAATCCTCCGGCGCGGAACTGATCCCGGAGCGCGCCACCATCACCGGGCCCCATGAGGTGCAACTGGCGTCCGGTCGCAAGGTGAGCGCCAAGTACATCCTCGTCGCCACCGGCGCCTCACCCTTCGTGCCCCAGCATCTGCCGGGCCGCGAACTTGCGATCACCTCGAACGAGGCCTTTCACCTCGAGCGCTTGCCGCGCCGCATGGTGATCGTGGGCGGTGGCTATATCGCCGTGGAATTTGCCGGCATCTTCAATGGTCTCGGAGTCGAAACGGTTCTTCTCTATCGCGGCGAACAGATCTTGCGCGGCTTCGATGATGACCTCCGCAATCATCTCGCCGCCGAAATGAAGAAGAAGGGGATCGACATCCGCACCAACGTGGATGTGCATGAGCTCGCCCGCTCCGGAGACGGCGTGCGCGTGACACTCACCGACGGCACGGCCTTTGGCGCCGGCCAGGTGATGTTTGCCACAGGCCGCATTCCCAACACCTTCGACCTCGGTCTCGAAAGCGTGGGGCTGCATGGCACACCCCATGGCGCCATCGACGTCGATGCCCATTCGAAGACGAAGGTGGATTCAATCTACGCGGTGGGTGATGTGACCAACCGCGTCAATCTCACACCGGTGGCGATCCGCGAGGGCCACGCCTTCGCCGACACGGTGTTCGGCAACAAGCCGACCTCCGTCAACCACTCCCTGATCCCGACGGCGGTGTTCTCGCAACCGGAACTGGGAACAGTGGGCCTCACCGAGGCGCAGGCCCGTGCGGGCCATGAGAAGGTAGTGATCTACAAGTCCAGCTTCCGGCCCATGAAGCATACGCTGTCAGGACGCGAGGAACGCATGCTGATGAAACTCGTCGTCGACGGCGAAACCGACCGCGTGCTCGGCTGTCACATCGCAGGTCCGGACGCCGGCGAAATGGCGCAACTCCTCGGAATCGCCATCACCTGCGGCGCCACCAAGGCGCAGTTCGACGCCACCATGGCCGTGCACCCCACAGCCGCAGAAGAACTCGTGACCATGCGAGAACCCTGGAAGGGTTGA